The Spirosoma oryzicola region ACCCAGTGGTGGTCGTGGGCAATTCTGTTTTTTGCCGACGATTTGAGCTATTACTGGTTTCACCGGATCAGCCACAGCAGCCGTTATTTCTGGGCATCGCACGTGGTCCATCACTCGTCGATGAAATACAATCTGGGTACAGCTTTACGGCAAACCTGGACGGGAACGCTCAGCGGCTCCTTTCTTTTCTGGATTTGGCTGCCACTCATTGGTTTTTCGCCGGTGGCCGTGATGACCATGCAGTCGATTAGTCTGCTGTATCAATTCTGGATTCACACTGAACACATCAATAAGCTCCCGGCTCCGATTGAGTTTATCTTTAACACGCCGTCCCACCACCGGGTGCATCACGGCTCGGATTTGGCTTACCTTGACAAGAACCATGCGGGCATTCTCATCATCTGGGATCGTCTGTTCGGTACTTTCGAGCCAGAAAAAGATCGGCCAACCTATGGTCTGACAAAAAACGTCGGCTCGCATAATCCGGTGCGGATTGCCTTTCACGAATGGATTGAGATCGGTCAGGACCTGCGCCGGGCCGGTTCGTTCGGAAACGCGCTGGGTTATCTTTTTGGACCGCCGGGATGGAGTCACGACGGGTCGCGTAAAACCACAAAGCAGTTACGAGCTGAACAGCGAGAGTCTCAGCAACCTTCACAAAATCAACATATTGAGCTAAACGCTTAGTAAACATTAAGGGGTTGACATAACCACAGCATTCGTTTTTGGGTTAGGTGAGCGTTATGTTTGCTACGTTACTACTTGCCTACTCCCTACTTCGTTTACCCGCTGATTCACTGGCACCGACTGATTCAGCGAAATTGCTACGACCATTAACCAAGATCGCTTACAACCTAGATTTTCGAAATTCGTTTCTAGACCGGCAACCCGTCAACGTTTGGGGTATTAACGCCGGCATTGAGTTTGGGCAGAAACGCCATCAGCTTACGTTAGGCTATTACTGGTTAAGTTACGCTACTTACCTCCGGCTTATTAACTGGCGTCGGGATGCCGCCCAGCGGATTAACCTTGATTATTACACACGAACCGATATGTGGTTCGTCAGTCTGCTGTACTGGTGGAATG contains the following coding sequences:
- a CDS encoding sterol desaturase family protein → MKDLIQLAIPGFVLLLVAEVVVTAIQQKDYYELKDTSSSLAMGIGNVIVGFVGKVIVFGAYSLVYQFRLFTFDMTQWWSWAILFFADDLSYYWFHRISHSSRYFWASHVVHHSSMKYNLGTALRQTWTGTLSGSFLFWIWLPLIGFSPVAVMTMQSISLLYQFWIHTEHINKLPAPIEFIFNTPSHHRVHHGSDLAYLDKNHAGILIIWDRLFGTFEPEKDRPTYGLTKNVGSHNPVRIAFHEWIEIGQDLRRAGSFGNALGYLFGPPGWSHDGSRKTTKQLRAEQRESQQPSQNQHIELNA